The Haematobia irritans isolate KBUSLIRL chromosome 1, ASM5000362v1, whole genome shotgun sequence DNA segment agacggacggacggacggacatggctagattgactcagggacccatcctgagtattattgccaaagacaccatgtgtctatctcgtctccttctggctgttgcaaacatatgcactaacttataataccctgttccacagtgtggcgcagggtataaatattcatATTCTTTGCATAGCTTTCTCGTTCGTCGGCAGTGCTGAAAACGTCCTCAATTTGCATCTATGCGTGGAACTATTTTCACaatagaattcgaagccttttcgcactttagcctcttttttagaaaataacctaaaattaaattttcctggtaaaATGCCCAAGAAGTGCACATTTTTACAGGAAAAGAAAacatcataaaattaaaaaaaaaaactgcaccACTCCGCTCCGAAGTAAGGATTCCTTAAAGTAGGTctgggccgatttacactcatataaccacagagggcaaatttttactccgattttctTTTAACAGGTAGTAAAATTAACTTTATGCACATGCATGccaactttggttgaaatcgtttcagattttgaattatatctttcgcccgattaacaCTCGTATGCCCTTTGTAACTCTGCACAGGGAGCATAATTAACATTCTGTGTATGCGcataaaatttgatagaaataagtTCAGATTGTCCGGTTTGGTAAAAAATGGTCATACTTTCCTTGTAAACTAAccactgttaagtcgaaaacttgtacatATGACTCAAATGTTCTTatacttttaatacatatccatcgaccgataaatacacacaaaaaaaattcacgaaaaattttccaattaaaattttaattgtgttaaaaaaatattcaattaaaaatttaattgattcaacaaattttttaatttaaacaaaaatcaataacaaaaataatagtaccaattaattttttaattggatcaattaactttttaattgacattcaattatttttttaattgatactatcatttctatgattgaagacgtttcaattaaaaattaatagtatcaattaatttcgtgattgaatcagaaaaaaattgttttgtgtgtaATAAATGGTCTTTTGTAAAGTTGTCTAAAAATTGctgtatatttaaatattttccaaatttaatttactaacatggtgttccaccttagggcattagccgatttcaattttaagtctatagatttcgtagaagcctaaaaaattttgtccagatcgggtcaaatttaaatatacagggaaacctctcaaacttggacagttgtctggggacttttgctatattaacagattaaaattaacctctcatacttggacacctctcaaatgtggacaaaatttaggcgatttCAGAGGTGTCActctatatgtatatgggaacataaacctttacatAGTGCACCCAACAATTTTGAAGGATATAAGATGGCATCGAAAATGTAGGtgtacaaaatggtgcagggtatattatagtcggcccgaaccgactttagactttctttacttattTCTTAATGACAATTATTGTTCATAAGAAAAAGAagatatagtttttgtatgagtcATACTGTTGTAGATATTTATTATAATGTTTGCCTTTATTTGTAGTTATCTGACAACTTTTATCCATGGAGAGTACGAGGTGCTGGAGAAACCTCAAGCCTATCATTTAGGCTAAGATATAATTCGACATATAATAGACCCGAAACTTATAACTCATTTAGATTCAGTGTAAGTACAGATTTTActaattaacaaaattattatccTCAATTAAGCTAATCATTAGGTAATGATTAAGGAATCACACGAATGGGGTGAAcctctttttcatattttttatccaaatacTCATAATGATGTTTCAGTAACACCCATAATGACGGAGACTTCCTCCAATGCTCGTGCTCTTAGCCCAGCGAAGCGTAATTGTTTATATTCGGTaagtgcacccagagaaggactatgatcacctcaaacatgtttcaagagcaaaatgttattttggaaAGTTGAGCATGGAACTTTTtcgttgcaaaaatgttcttttctcgacAAACATATACAAGGTTGCCGATAtcgagaaaaaataaaacatttgctagaaaataaaattttgctcttgaagcatgtttgaggtgatcatattccttctctggtgtgtataattttaattgttaacatttttttggaacTGCTATTTCAGACAACTTTcgcccggaacgaaattttagagaaactaaacttgatatattaatttaaattttataaatcccAAAACTAAATTAAGTTGCCTCCTCAGCAGTGTTAATCGGCTGGTTCGCAAAACTTCTCAGTACTGACATATTCCTAGCCAGGGGCGTATTCCGACTTTCGCAATAGCAAAATTTCCAGTTGAAATTGGAAGCTCGAGAATATATCGactttttcgttataagaaatataaatttttgtgcgTTGCAATTCCGAATATGGCAAAAGTTATAATGCAGTTTCCTCCAAATTTACGTAGTTTTCTTTAgttatttaattgattgaatttaTTCCAGGACGAACAGTTGGAAGATTACGAACCCATAAATGGACTTCCGTACAACAAATTAAACTGCCAAGCTCAATGTCAACACAAATATGTTATGCGACGCTGTAATTGTTCGCTATCAATTTATTTCCCTCATATACGTGAGAAATAACatataattttatacaaatgtgAAATTTACGTATTTCTTTGTTTGCAGGAAAATATGGAATGCGAGAATGTAGAGCTTCTGATTTGGGGTGTCTCTACAGGCATAGaggtaatttttacaaaattagtgAAAAATAGTAAGAAATATAAACTTAGATCGTCAATCAATTAAACTAAAGTTAATTCaagtaaaacaaataaaattaaattacgacaaattttatagtttatttatttcaatcaatcaattaaactaaaattaattcaattaaaacaaataaaattaaattacgccaaattttatagtttatttattttattggtaGTTGAGAATAAATACAGATAAAGTGTAAAGGTTTATAAtatcaaacaaaattaaaataaactgaaTTTAAGGTAATCAATTGCAAAAGCAAACAATTTTAATTCGTGTGATACTTCACatgatataataaaaaaattatcaaaattaaaaattaattgacttctatatagtaaaataatattataataagtaatttataattgaatttaaataaattatatataagtaAACTAACCTAAATTAGATTTAAAATGTAGATTAAATAAACAATTGaaactcaatttaaaatttaaacaaaaataaataatttattattcatTCTTGTTATCCTCGATTCTCGGTATATAttactattgttttttttttattcaaagatGTATTCAACTATTTAAAAGGAGAAAAACAGGACATGTTTATTAATGATACACGTCGTGGAATGGAATGCGATTGCATGGATAACTGTTTGAGTGTCATATTTTTAGTGACTGTTAATACTCAGCCTATTCATAGGTATTACCAAAACAactatgtttaaaaaaaaatatttaatcttgttttttttttcttagtacTGTTGTTAATAAAAGTGTTCCGGAAATTCATGTACATGTCTACTTTACCCAAGATAAGTTCATGAAATATGGAGCCCGTATGGAATTTACAACTTTGGATTTGTTGGCCTCTTTTGGTGGAGTTTTGGGTCTGTGTTTGGGAGCTTCGGTATTGAGTTTTTTTGAAATCATCTATGCTATTATGAGATATGGATTACAATGGCTGATAATCAAATGGAGAAAACGTCGTCACCAAAGACGTGTACGTACTCTTCAGACAAGtaaggaataaaatattaaaattaccaGGATTAAGAATAATCCGCTCAATAGAGCATCAGAAGCAATtcaatttaatcgaaattttattattatattaatggAGCAACatattatttataatgttaaataaattgtagacttGATCAAATTCATATTGAAAGTTTAATTTTCCTAgggtaggttaaagtggcagcccgattaagattcaggctcacttagactattcagtcaattgttttCCCAGGGTAAAACAATTTTAGTTTTCAGCCTGCATATTAGAAATTCATCTTCtagacggacgaaaaagactgcttTTGATATGTTTCCGTGTAAaacttatatgtttggaactagaggtgtgcgcatgACACGAAATCTGAAACaacgttcgtgaatgtgcgtgaatgggactaaaacaaatatgtcgtgcgttagcgtgcgtgagaaataaaatcggttcgtgaatgtgcgtgaatacaatttCTTTGTTATATGTTAACTGAATTTTATATTGCTGCCGTACTATAtcctatttattaattttgttacctttgctcttTCCCGATTGGAatatgtcgtgagtctcgtgaatttgtcgttttgaatgaaatttcactcacctctatttggaactcaaattattCGGATatgatttttaagtgcaagcatataatgttcataaactagtgtaACATGTTTGGAATATATATGTTAGTTTATGTTGTTTGGGACAttgcattttcttaaatataatatttgtaaatataatattactggacaaataaaaatataggtTGTTGAATACACGTTCATGAGTGCTTATatacttttcgatattttgtaTACAAAGATATGTTTAGTGAGAAACCTAACATATTTGCACAGCATaaacaattgtttttttaaacaaattcgaAATATATATTAGCTTGAAGCTGAATATGTTACAGAGCCGATTTTTTTGAGCATCTATACTACTCAAAAATGGCATTAGACACACATtattttttgtcagtgtatgAAGGGAATGGCAATCTTACTATGCCCTCATCCTCAAatcgtggtgggtataaaacttttcataacggaaaaaattatttaagaagtcagaaaatatatatacactgaacaaatgaTTGACCGGTtcctaagattttatttttacactaatgattttagtatttattctgagccaaagatgtgaAGAATTGAATATGGGTAcatttaagacataattctctttttaaatttgaattttgcgtgCTTGATACTAggagacaaaattaaatttacacgTTTTTCACTAATtaagaagaatttttcagaattattaaagccaatgcaataaaattttctttcatataaagatacccagttttaagtcgaatcactaaactataaaaacaaaacgacttcattgaaaatttcatcatgctttatataagagaaatgcaAAGCGTTCGTATTTTACGGACTAGAAGTCTTTGGCCTCACTCTcatatttctttcagtgtaggttaggctaggttgtagaggatgacatcaattttgTGTTGCATTGAATgtccagtataggtccattgtgattcctctatGTGATCTTTCCATCTTCTTCCTTCCGGTGCGATCCGCCTTGTCCCAGAACTTCCACCTGGtcgttttctttaaaagaaatctcagaacaaCCAGCCAtaggccctgatgaatgcaagtatgttcTTTAAGCTGCATTCCCacagatcagtgagagcctgaaagaaaaaggagcttagtatcttgtttcttctaaaggataaatctggacactggcacaggaagtggtacgagtccttcGTAACTTCCGGGTTctggcaccatctacagatatcatcgtctttaagtcctatttttaccatgtgtttcccaagtgtgttatgtcctgttatcATACCAATCAGTGGCCGCAATTCTTCTCTCTTCATCCCACATCTTTTAGTGTAAATATTATGTTATTTTGGAAGTAAAAATGGCTTTGATAGACGTATccttttttgaacgctttttagtTTTGTAATCAAGGTGCAAACAAGTATAAACagtagtaaattcggccgggccgaatctttaatacccaccaccatgaatacaatataatagtttcctttgaaaacttttcGTTCGTGCGGGTATCTTGATCTTGATATGTAGGATTTaacggggtttgatgacagatattctcccaagcagatcaattcaactagtacacttcacgaagataaatttaaagattccacctatgaagactagatcagattctgtatttataagaatcaattttgtttgaattttagataaatcataaacatatcgtgtaaatgatgaaaaacgacttgatttgaaatcttaattccgtagatttttaccgccattatttaaatgataatgaggagtaaaatctggaaattttacttttagtttcaagcaatttttatgatcagtgctcctgctataccctcaagaagtgaaatcggtcgatcGATCAATGTCTTAAATAATGGTCCGGTAGAAATAaagtgatacaaatttttgagggtctaaaataccagcatatttacattttcaggcaaagtggataaaaactacagattctagcagcccaagaaataaatccgggaggtaggtctatatgggggctataccaaaacatggaccaatactcacaattttcgacacacctcctcaaatacatctagaattccaatctcagacaaatt contains these protein-coding regions:
- the LOC142236408 gene encoding pickpocket protein 19-like, with the translated sequence MKKSFSPFSDTANAACIMFYPNELVRYKNTNFEHPKGLQTFNVTLVSTQRKANKTKSTRKLPTFCKECFDGIQYIWEPGIPRPIRIFWLLILIIGFAGCITMYTMLTKRHRDQVLVTIVDTPRLPVYSIPFPAVALCPFNHINWIRHKAAEEKFLPLNATDEMRKIFHDLLVATENMGFSLLNNLGDFTKLPSIPSAIQNIVLKDLFEFMAFRCNEIFTSCTFDETDYDCCKIFVREHTEKGLSDNFYPWRVRGAGETSSLSFRLRYNSTYNRPETYNSFRFSVMIKESHEWGEPLFHIFYPNTHNDVSVTPIMTETSSNARALSPAKRNCLYSDEQLEDYEPINGLPYNKLNCQAQCQHKYVMRRCNCSLSIYFPHIRKYGMRECRASDLGCLYRHRDVFNYLKGEKQDMFINDTRRGMECDCMDNCLSVIFLVTVNTQPIHSTVVNKSVPEIHVHVYFTQDKFMKYGARMEFTTLDLLASFGGVLGLCLGASVLSFFEIIYAIMRYGLQWLIIKWRKRRHQRRVRTLQTSKE